A part of Synechococcus sp. UW179A genomic DNA contains:
- a CDS encoding DNA polymerase III subunit gamma/tau, which yields MSQPYQPLHHKYRPQRLNQLVGQEAIAATLGHALRTGRIAPAYLFSGPRGTGKTSSARILARSLNCLSNDGPTPEPCGNCELCNSIAAGTALDVIEIDAASNTGVDNIRDLIERSRFAPVQARWKVYVVDECHMLSTAAFNALLKTLEEPPPQVVFVLATTDPQRVLPTILSRCQRFDFRRIPLDALEQHLRWIASEESIPIQPEALHVVAQRAQGGLRDAESLLDQLSLLPGPIEAGAVWDLLGAVPEQELLELVQAMSTSEPVTLLEASRQLLDRGRDAGSVLQGMAGILRDLVLMAAAPDRPELTGVSPQFRDQLPPLAKSIGRTRLLQWQGQLRGAEQQLRQSMQPRLWLEVLLLGLLAEPTAATVTAIPAPAATRSSSAAPLSSSAVPPPAAAPGPAVASKAAEATALPAVSLPDTSTTPSLPTQSITASEPPAQDTETTPAASQDLGELWQQILASLELPSTRMLLSQQARLTRIDNQRAVVQVSGNWMGMVQSRAALLEKAIASAMGGNRQLVLENHGGAAPMAAMPSAPAPKPAPAPPSAPSNGVQLPSASKSAALVPNNAASPAPPSATAPAQPTPATPAPSIARSQAASVQTGNTTVSSQATTAPPVRPEPSAMDEKVKRFADFFNGQVLDVDLNS from the coding sequence ATGAGCCAGCCGTACCAGCCACTGCATCACAAGTACCGGCCCCAACGGCTTAATCAGCTGGTGGGTCAGGAAGCGATTGCGGCCACCCTCGGACATGCACTGCGCACCGGACGCATCGCACCGGCTTATCTCTTCAGCGGACCTCGCGGAACGGGTAAGACCTCCAGTGCCCGCATCCTTGCCCGGTCACTCAACTGCCTGAGCAACGACGGGCCGACGCCGGAACCCTGTGGCAACTGCGAACTGTGCAACTCAATCGCCGCAGGCACTGCACTGGATGTGATTGAGATTGATGCCGCCTCCAACACCGGCGTCGACAACATCCGCGACCTGATCGAGCGCTCAAGGTTCGCACCTGTGCAGGCGCGCTGGAAGGTCTATGTGGTCGACGAATGCCACATGCTGTCCACAGCCGCATTCAACGCGCTGCTCAAGACCTTGGAGGAACCGCCTCCACAGGTGGTGTTTGTGCTGGCCACAACCGACCCACAGCGGGTTTTGCCAACCATTCTCAGCCGCTGCCAGCGGTTTGACTTTCGGCGCATCCCCCTCGATGCACTCGAGCAGCACCTCCGGTGGATTGCTTCAGAGGAATCGATTCCGATCCAACCGGAAGCCCTGCATGTGGTGGCGCAACGAGCCCAGGGCGGCCTGCGCGATGCAGAAAGCTTGCTGGATCAGCTCAGCCTGCTGCCCGGACCGATCGAAGCCGGTGCGGTGTGGGATCTGTTGGGAGCAGTACCTGAACAAGAGTTACTGGAGCTGGTGCAAGCCATGAGCACCAGCGAGCCAGTGACACTGCTGGAAGCCAGCCGACAACTGCTTGACCGCGGCCGAGATGCCGGATCGGTGCTGCAGGGAATGGCAGGGATCCTGCGGGATCTCGTGCTGATGGCCGCTGCTCCAGATCGGCCAGAACTCACGGGTGTCTCTCCGCAGTTCCGCGATCAACTGCCTCCCCTTGCCAAATCCATTGGCCGGACGCGACTGCTGCAATGGCAGGGTCAATTACGCGGTGCTGAACAACAGCTGCGTCAGAGTATGCAGCCTCGCCTCTGGCTGGAGGTGCTGCTGCTCGGTCTGCTGGCTGAACCAACCGCCGCGACAGTCACAGCTATCCCAGCACCGGCAGCAACGCGCTCAAGCTCTGCAGCTCCTCTCTCCTCATCAGCTGTTCCACCACCAGCTGCTGCCCCGGGTCCAGCTGTTGCTTCAAAAGCGGCTGAAGCAACAGCCCTGCCAGCGGTGAGCCTTCCCGACACATCCACCACCCCTTCGCTACCAACCCAGTCCATTACTGCATCGGAACCGCCGGCTCAAGACACTGAAACGACTCCTGCTGCAAGCCAAGACCTCGGCGAGCTCTGGCAGCAAATCCTGGCCAGCCTGGAGCTTCCCTCCACGCGAATGTTGCTCTCGCAGCAAGCCCGACTGACACGGATCGACAACCAGCGCGCTGTGGTGCAGGTCTCCGGAAACTGGATGGGCATGGTGCAGAGCCGCGCAGCCTTGCTGGAGAAAGCGATTGCAAGTGCCATGGGCGGCAACCGTCAACTGGTGCTCGAAAACCATGGAGGCGCGGCACCAATGGCTGCCATGCCGAGCGCACCTGCACCCAAACCCGCACCAGCGCCGCCATCAGCTCCCAGCAATGGCGTTCAGCTGCCTTCAGCCTCTAAGTCGGCCGCTTTGGTTCCGAACAATGCAGCCTCTCCAGCACCCCCATCAGCAACGGCTCCTGCCCAGCCAACGCCTGCAACTCCAGCTCCCTCGATTGCGAGAAGCCAGGCTGCCTCGGTTCAGACAGGCAATACGACAGTTTCTTCTCAAGCAACAACGGCCCCGCCAGTCCGCCCTGAGCCTTCAGCCATGGATGAAAAGGTGAAACGCTTCGCTGACTTCTTCAACGGTCAGGTTCTGGATGTGGACCTCAACAGCTAA
- a CDS encoding SpoIID/LytB domain-containing protein — translation MSRSAPDAVFRLLPWIWLPVMTALGCQAEVIEQQVIEPPSPQSELVAVPTHRRVPLPPLARNSVLWVSLDDHLGAGTGSDRSAAQLTLISAGAAPLQLRDRTGKLVLSADQLRFSWRRVALPEPLDVARRVAGPFASFESADQIAQRWRAQGVKAQVAHPGEWEVWAPADALDLAGVTLSDVSERISSVVMPVLEGPTGGRTLEGPLQVQASDGMRWKGGVLPGPFRLQADAYGSWTLLEKLPLERYLEGVVPHEIGAGSPAAALQAQAVLARTWALANSHRFALDGYHLCSDTQCQVYSDPRMASPSVRQAIRATSGEVLLWDGQPIHAVYHATNGGVSAHAEEAWDMEPLPYVRAQPDGATAWGQSISMPLLSNQDVQSLLNGGDGAYGAGHPRFRWSRVYTAGQLGQALAAAGQGNAAPTSMSVKRRGPSGRVLSLEIDRDRGAAPVVLKLDAIRRTLRRLPSTLFVVEAEGAGAWRFRGGGFGHGVGLSQAGAIDLADRGWSAERILQHYYPGTQLGPFTVPAESVPAEAP, via the coding sequence ATGTCCCGTTCCGCTCCAGATGCAGTGTTCAGGCTTCTCCCCTGGATCTGGCTTCCGGTCATGACGGCCTTGGGCTGTCAGGCCGAGGTCATTGAGCAGCAGGTCATCGAGCCGCCTTCGCCCCAGTCTGAGCTTGTTGCGGTTCCGACGCATCGACGCGTTCCCTTGCCGCCGTTGGCCAGGAATTCCGTTCTCTGGGTATCACTCGACGATCATCTCGGGGCAGGAACAGGGTCTGATCGATCGGCTGCTCAATTGACGTTGATCAGCGCGGGAGCTGCTCCTCTACAACTGCGAGATCGGACCGGGAAGCTTGTGTTGTCGGCTGACCAGCTGCGCTTCAGCTGGCGACGGGTTGCTCTTCCGGAACCTCTCGATGTGGCCCGGCGTGTTGCGGGACCCTTCGCGAGTTTCGAGTCAGCGGATCAGATCGCCCAGCGATGGCGTGCTCAGGGGGTGAAGGCTCAGGTGGCCCATCCAGGCGAATGGGAGGTTTGGGCACCTGCTGATGCGCTTGATCTTGCAGGTGTGACATTGAGCGATGTCAGTGAGCGCATTAGCAGTGTTGTGATGCCCGTACTCGAGGGGCCCACAGGTGGTCGCACCCTCGAGGGGCCTCTGCAGGTGCAGGCTTCCGACGGCATGCGTTGGAAGGGTGGTGTTTTGCCTGGACCGTTCCGTCTTCAGGCGGATGCCTATGGCAGCTGGACGTTGCTGGAGAAGCTTCCGCTCGAGCGTTATCTCGAGGGTGTGGTGCCCCATGAGATCGGAGCCGGATCTCCAGCGGCTGCGTTGCAGGCCCAGGCCGTGCTGGCCCGCACCTGGGCTTTGGCTAACAGTCATCGCTTTGCTCTGGATGGGTATCACCTCTGCAGTGATACCCAATGCCAGGTGTACAGCGATCCACGGATGGCCAGCCCATCCGTGCGACAGGCCATCCGTGCCACATCCGGTGAGGTTTTGTTGTGGGATGGACAGCCGATTCATGCGGTGTATCACGCCACCAATGGCGGAGTCAGTGCGCATGCTGAGGAGGCTTGGGATATGGAGCCACTGCCCTACGTAAGGGCGCAGCCGGATGGTGCGACCGCCTGGGGTCAGTCGATTTCCATGCCTCTGCTTAGTAACCAGGATGTGCAGTCTCTGCTGAACGGCGGGGATGGTGCTTATGGAGCAGGTCATCCCCGTTTTCGCTGGAGTCGCGTTTACACCGCCGGACAGCTTGGTCAGGCACTTGCCGCTGCCGGTCAGGGGAATGCTGCTCCGACATCGATGAGCGTGAAGAGGCGCGGCCCCAGCGGTCGGGTCCTCTCCCTTGAAATTGACCGCGATCGTGGAGCGGCGCCTGTGGTGTTGAAACTGGACGCTATCCGGCGCACCCTTCGCCGTTTGCCCAGCACCTTATTCGTTGTTGAAGCTGAGGGGGCGGGGGCCTGGCGCTTCCGAGGCGGAGGGTTTGGCCATGGAGTGGGGCTGTCCCAAGCAGGTGCAATCGATTTGGCCGATCGCGGTTGGAGTGCTGAGCGGATCCTTCAGCACTATTACCCCGGAACCCAGCTGGGGCCCTTCACAGTGCCCGCCGAGTCCGTACCTGCTGAGGCCCCCTAA
- a CDS encoding glycosyltransferase family 2 protein, which translates to MFSCGRRAVAAGTGDHRRGKTVFFLAACGWAGAAPHWLDPSRSLIPAFTLAMLLGGYALRTLMRGHAQQFTQNNGSDSDDSAAIAEELFPTVDVVVAARDEESVVTRLVERLSALRYPDGRLSLCVVDDGSEDRTPDRLAELQIRFPSLRVISRPRNAGGGKSGALNAALAQTKGEWLLILDADAQLGADQLERLMPFATTGDWSAVQMRKAVTNASSNWLTRAQAMEMAFDAQVQDGRLAGGGVAELRGNGELLRRDLLEACGGFNEDTVTDDLDLSFRLILQGARIGILWDPPVQEEAVESLQALWKQRQRWAEGGLQRFLDYWPGLISSRLTPAQRRDVACFFLLQYALPVVSWADLLTSVISRTTPAYWPLSIVAFSVSGVAYWRGCRRPSEGPDLPSPGLFNLLLGIAYLSHWFLVIPWVTLRMAFLPKRLVWAKTTHSGEEEEETLQASEPGI; encoded by the coding sequence ATGTTTAGTTGTGGTCGGAGAGCTGTGGCCGCAGGGACTGGAGATCACCGACGCGGCAAGACGGTCTTCTTCCTGGCGGCCTGTGGCTGGGCCGGCGCAGCGCCCCATTGGCTGGATCCATCCCGGAGCTTGATCCCTGCCTTCACTCTTGCAATGCTGCTAGGGGGGTATGCCCTGCGCACTTTGATGCGAGGTCATGCTCAGCAGTTCACCCAGAACAACGGCAGCGATTCCGACGATTCTGCGGCCATAGCAGAGGAGTTATTCCCCACAGTGGATGTGGTGGTTGCTGCCCGCGATGAAGAATCGGTTGTCACCCGGCTCGTAGAACGCCTCAGTGCGTTGCGCTACCCCGATGGTCGTCTGAGCTTGTGTGTGGTGGATGACGGCAGCGAAGATCGCACTCCCGACCGCCTCGCAGAGCTTCAGATTCGTTTCCCGTCCTTACGAGTGATCAGCCGGCCTCGCAATGCCGGTGGAGGAAAGTCCGGTGCTCTCAATGCCGCTCTGGCTCAGACCAAGGGTGAATGGCTGCTGATTCTTGATGCGGATGCACAGCTGGGTGCGGATCAGCTGGAACGGTTGATGCCCTTCGCAACCACTGGAGACTGGTCAGCTGTCCAGATGCGCAAAGCGGTTACCAATGCAAGCAGCAACTGGCTAACCCGTGCTCAGGCCATGGAGATGGCCTTTGATGCCCAGGTTCAGGATGGACGGCTTGCCGGTGGTGGAGTGGCTGAACTTCGTGGCAATGGTGAACTGTTGCGTCGCGATCTGTTGGAGGCCTGCGGTGGTTTCAACGAGGACACCGTCACGGACGATCTGGATCTGAGTTTTCGTTTGATCTTGCAGGGAGCTCGGATCGGCATCCTCTGGGATCCACCTGTACAGGAAGAGGCCGTTGAGTCGCTTCAGGCACTCTGGAAGCAGCGTCAGCGTTGGGCCGAAGGAGGCCTGCAACGCTTTCTCGACTACTGGCCTGGCTTGATTTCGTCGCGTCTGACCCCTGCCCAGCGCAGGGATGTGGCTTGCTTTTTCTTGCTTCAGTACGCCCTTCCCGTGGTCTCCTGGGCGGATCTGCTCACGAGTGTGATCAGCCGCACTACGCCGGCTTACTGGCCTTTGTCGATCGTGGCCTTCAGCGTGTCCGGTGTTGCCTACTGGCGAGGCTGTCGACGCCCTAGCGAAGGACCTGATCTTCCTTCCCCAGGTTTGTTCAATCTATTGCTTGGTATCGCCTATCTCAGTCACTGGTTCCTCGTGATCCCCTGGGTCACCCTGCGCATGGCATTTCTTCCCAAACGACTGGTCTGGGCCAAGACCACTCACAGCGGAGAGGAAGAGGAAGAGACACTTCAGGCTTCAGAGCCTGGGATTTAG
- a CDS encoding lecithin retinol acyltransferase family protein, protein MATADHLRVPRQHGLFLHHGIDLGDGTVAHYLEGREILRSSLEDFSRGQELSMVNHEQASPAGVTLRRAMSRIGEQNYNLLFNNCEHFANWCKTGRHRSGQVEDWLHTGSLGALAFGQLMPAALLTGLGVLLRKGLIDEQSRQRARRALAELQKLRIRLMQKLDSTLEQAEIWMQGMPGQGADERVDRRSRQLLLTGRSIADELAAVEDMEDKLHSLLDETSREEDTVSGPEPR, encoded by the coding sequence ATGGCCACCGCTGACCATCTGAGGGTTCCTCGTCAGCACGGTTTGTTTCTGCACCATGGGATCGATCTGGGCGATGGCACGGTCGCCCATTACCTCGAGGGTCGGGAAATCCTGCGCAGCTCCCTGGAGGATTTCAGCCGCGGTCAGGAGTTGAGCATGGTTAACCATGAACAGGCATCACCAGCGGGGGTGACCCTGAGAAGGGCCATGAGCAGGATTGGCGAACAGAATTACAACCTTCTGTTCAACAACTGCGAGCACTTCGCCAACTGGTGCAAAACAGGCCGGCACAGGAGCGGTCAAGTGGAGGACTGGCTCCATACAGGCAGCCTCGGTGCACTCGCATTCGGCCAACTGATGCCTGCGGCTCTGCTCACCGGGCTGGGTGTGTTGCTGCGTAAGGGATTGATTGATGAGCAGTCACGCCAACGCGCCCGGCGAGCCCTGGCAGAACTGCAGAAACTGCGAATACGCCTGATGCAGAAATTGGATAGCACCCTCGAGCAGGCGGAGATCTGGATGCAGGGCATGCCTGGTCAGGGGGCCGATGAACGGGTCGATCGACGCAGTCGGCAGCTGCTGCTCACGGGCCGGAGCATCGCCGATGAACTTGCGGCCGTCGAAGACATGGAAGACAAGCTGCATTCACTGTTGGATGAGACCTCTCGAGAAGAAGACACAGTTTCAGGACCAGAACCTCGGTAG
- the rpmI gene encoding 50S ribosomal protein L35, which yields MPKLKTRKAAAKRFKATGTGKFLRRRAFHNHLLDHKSPKLKRHLKTKAVVDRTDEERVALMMPYA from the coding sequence ATGCCCAAGCTCAAGACCCGCAAAGCAGCCGCCAAGCGGTTCAAAGCAACAGGCACAGGCAAATTCCTGCGACGTCGCGCATTCCACAATCACCTCCTGGATCACAAAAGTCCGAAATTGAAGCGACACCTGAAAACCAAAGCTGTCGTTGATCGCACCGACGAAGAGCGTGTGGCCCTGATGATGCCCTACGCCTGA